In Lysobacter firmicutimachus, one genomic interval encodes:
- a CDS encoding M23 family metallopeptidase yields the protein MTVPEQASSVGAERRERLKALREAALRRPVLARHISDGFNGRWSGRQWVQAGLFATLGMMVAAIVPGFSQPAPTLRAHEPRQSLALALPPLPLARVRGQNGDSWQLVRVGRGQTLGSVFEDLEIPASTLSKILEQPGAKDALTRMKPGTELAFDMPVDGSLRTFRYDRDDSHRIELSIAGDKITQKVINRPTETRTVVLSGKVGKSLFRSARKVGLTPANINTLTDEIFKYDIDFNEDVGADDRFSVVVEQTWREGELLKTGPVLAATFTSDGKLHTGFRFERGGKAEYFTGDGRPLKKSFIRMPIPYARLTSGFGSRRHPVLGRIRMHTGVDYAAGTGTPIMAAGDARVQFVGWKGGYGRAVILDHGRGYTTLYGHMSNFGRVKPGQRIGQGTVIGYVGSSGLATGPHLHYEFRINGVHRNPLSITMPPPEPLSGMALAQFRTQTSVALARIRQVENIIYADAGSAPAAPAKTAAKTTAKKKTTRA from the coding sequence ATGACAGTACCCGAGCAGGCTTCCAGTGTGGGCGCCGAACGACGCGAACGCCTGAAAGCCCTGCGCGAGGCCGCGCTTCGACGCCCCGTGCTGGCGCGTCATATTTCCGATGGTTTCAACGGCCGCTGGTCGGGCCGGCAGTGGGTGCAGGCCGGCCTGTTCGCGACCCTGGGCATGATGGTCGCGGCGATCGTGCCGGGCTTCAGCCAGCCCGCGCCGACCCTGCGCGCCCATGAGCCGCGCCAGTCGCTGGCGCTGGCTCTGCCGCCGCTGCCGCTGGCGCGGGTGCGCGGCCAGAACGGCGACAGTTGGCAGTTGGTCCGGGTCGGCCGCGGCCAGACCCTGGGCTCGGTGTTCGAGGATCTGGAGATCCCGGCCTCGACCCTGAGCAAGATCCTCGAACAGCCCGGCGCGAAAGACGCGCTGACGCGGATGAAACCCGGCACCGAACTCGCGTTCGACATGCCGGTCGACGGCAGCCTGCGCACCTTCCGCTACGACCGCGACGACAGCCACCGCATCGAGCTGAGCATCGCCGGCGACAAGATCACCCAGAAAGTCATCAACCGACCGACCGAGACCCGCACCGTGGTGCTCAGCGGCAAGGTCGGCAAGTCGCTGTTCCGCTCGGCGCGCAAGGTCGGCCTGACTCCGGCCAACATCAACACGCTGACCGACGAGATCTTCAAGTACGACATCGACTTCAACGAAGACGTCGGCGCCGACGACCGCTTCAGCGTGGTGGTCGAACAGACCTGGCGCGAAGGCGAGTTGCTCAAGACCGGCCCGGTGCTGGCGGCGACCTTCACCAGCGACGGCAAGCTGCACACCGGTTTCCGCTTCGAGCGCGGCGGCAAGGCCGAGTACTTCACCGGCGACGGCCGTCCGCTGAAGAAGAGCTTCATCCGCATGCCGATCCCCTACGCCCGCCTGACCTCGGGTTTCGGCTCGCGCCGTCACCCGGTGCTGGGCCGGATCCGCATGCACACCGGCGTCGACTACGCCGCCGGCACCGGCACTCCGATCATGGCCGCCGGCGACGCGCGGGTGCAGTTCGTCGGCTGGAAGGGCGGCTACGGCCGTGCGGTGATCCTCGATCACGGCCGCGGCTACACCACCCTGTACGGGCACATGTCCAACTTCGGCCGGGTCAAGCCGGGCCAGCGCATCGGCCAGGGCACGGTGATCGGCTACGTCGGCAGCTCCGGCCTGGCCACCGGCCCGCACCTACACTATGAATTCCGCATCAACGGCGTGCACCGCAATCCGCTGTCGATCACCATGCCGCCGCCGGAGCCGCTGAGCGGCATGGCGCTGGCGCAGTTCCGCACCCAGACCAGCGTCGCCCTGGCGCGCATTCGCCAGGTCGAGAACATCATCTACGCCGATGCGGGCTCGGCCCCGGCCGCGCCGGCCAAGACGGCGGCCAAGACGACGGCGAAGAAGAAGACCACGCGGGCCTGA
- the tyrS gene encoding tyrosine--tRNA ligase codes for MSTSVQEALDLIARGADEILKLDELEARLGASMKAGGRPLRIKAGFDPTAPDLHLGHTVLLNKMRQFQDLGHQVIFLIGDFTGMIGDPTGKNVTRKPLTREDVLANAQTYADQVFKVLDKERTEVRFNSEWFGQMGAADMIKLAAQHTVARMLERDDFAKRYAAQQPIAIHEFLYPLVQGYDSVALQCDVELGGTDQKFNLLMGRGLQEHHGQPAQIVLTMPLLEGLDGVNKMSKSLGNYIGINEPAIDIVTKTMKIDDVLMWRWIDLLSFEIGIAEAARLKGEIEAGQLNPRDLKLRLARELAARFHGAAAAEQAVAGWNAAVRGEGDTALLPLTDLSVPAEGLRIAALLTAAGLTPSNSEANRKLKERAVRIDGNVIEDAQQLFAPGFEGVLAVGKRNFARVRLIAA; via the coding sequence GTGTCCACATCCGTACAAGAAGCCCTCGACCTGATCGCCCGCGGCGCCGACGAAATCCTCAAGCTCGACGAGCTGGAGGCGCGGCTCGGCGCGTCCATGAAGGCCGGGGGCCGCCCGTTGCGCATCAAGGCCGGCTTCGACCCGACCGCGCCCGACCTGCACCTGGGCCATACCGTCCTGCTCAACAAGATGCGCCAGTTCCAGGACCTGGGGCATCAGGTGATCTTCCTGATCGGCGATTTCACCGGAATGATCGGCGACCCGACCGGCAAGAACGTCACCCGCAAGCCGCTGACCCGCGAGGACGTGCTGGCCAACGCCCAGACCTACGCCGACCAGGTGTTCAAGGTGCTGGACAAGGAGCGCACCGAGGTCCGCTTCAATTCCGAGTGGTTCGGGCAGATGGGCGCGGCCGACATGATCAAGCTGGCGGCCCAGCACACCGTGGCGCGCATGCTCGAGCGCGACGACTTCGCCAAGCGCTACGCCGCCCAGCAGCCCATCGCGATCCACGAATTCCTCTACCCGCTGGTGCAGGGCTACGACTCGGTGGCGCTGCAGTGCGACGTCGAACTCGGCGGCACCGACCAGAAATTCAACCTGCTGATGGGCCGCGGCCTGCAGGAGCACCACGGCCAGCCGGCGCAGATCGTGCTGACCATGCCGCTGCTGGAAGGCCTGGACGGCGTCAACAAGATGTCCAAGTCGCTGGGCAACTACATCGGCATCAACGAGCCGGCGATCGATATCGTCACCAAGACGATGAAGATCGACGACGTGCTGATGTGGCGCTGGATCGACCTGCTCAGCTTCGAGATCGGCATCGCCGAGGCGGCGCGCCTGAAGGGCGAGATCGAGGCCGGCCAGCTCAACCCGCGCGACCTCAAGCTGCGCCTGGCGCGCGAGCTGGCGGCGCGGTTCCACGGCGCCGCCGCGGCCGAGCAGGCGGTGGCCGGCTGGAACGCCGCGGTGCGCGGCGAGGGCGACACCGCCTTGTTGCCGCTGACCGACCTCAGCGTGCCCGCCGAGGGCCTGCGCATCGCCGCCCTGCTGACCGCGGCCGGCCTGACCCCGAGCAATTCCGAGGCCAACCGCAAGCTCAAGGAGCGCGCGGTGCGGATCGACGGCAACGTGATCGAAGACGCCCAGCAGTTGTTCGCCCCGGGCTTCGAGGGGGTGCTGGCCGTCGGCAAGCGCAATTTCGCCCGGGTGCGCCTGATCGCCGCCTGA
- a CDS encoding AmpG family muropeptide MFS transporter — translation MTSEAGAAGARAAAPARKGWRLVLANLREPKVLVMLLLGFSSGIPIYLVGNTLGFWMRENGIELSTIGFLSWVGLAYSLKFLWAPLVDKLDAPVVGRWLGRRRGWMLLTQVVAAVALIGMALVEPRQGQLLLGGVALNQLLVFGALALVVAFASATQDIVIDAWRIESASNPEQQGLLTSTSTLGYRGALLVTDSLILILAAQAGWSLSYGAMAALMGVGVLATLIAREPAASLQAAAVPHPALFTLQGLFDALVGPFVAFFRQHGQWALLMLLTISLYRLPDFLFGPMANPFYADLGVAKETVGAVRGSFGLVATIAGVAAAGLTAVRFGFIPTLLAGAVLGPGSNLAFAYLAIHGNDPGVFTAAMVIDNFCNGYAGVALVGYMSSLTNVGYTATQYALLSSFYALLGKLLKGLSGVAVEHLALDRSLLEAYSLFFVGTALIGVPALVLCIVLALRRPPAAAG, via the coding sequence ATGACCTCTGAGGCCGGCGCCGCGGGCGCGCGCGCGGCGGCGCCGGCGCGCAAGGGCTGGCGCCTGGTGCTGGCCAACCTGCGCGAGCCCAAGGTGCTGGTGATGCTGTTGCTCGGGTTCAGCTCGGGCATCCCGATCTACCTGGTCGGCAACACCCTCGGCTTCTGGATGCGCGAGAACGGCATCGAGCTGTCGACGATCGGCTTCCTGTCCTGGGTCGGCCTGGCGTATTCGCTGAAGTTCCTGTGGGCGCCGTTGGTCGACAAACTCGACGCCCCCGTGGTCGGCCGCTGGCTGGGCCGCCGTCGCGGCTGGATGCTGTTGACCCAAGTGGTCGCCGCCGTCGCCCTGATCGGCATGGCCCTGGTCGAGCCGCGCCAGGGCCAATTGCTGCTCGGCGGAGTGGCGCTGAATCAGTTGCTGGTGTTCGGCGCGCTGGCGCTGGTGGTGGCCTTCGCCTCGGCGACCCAGGACATCGTCATCGACGCCTGGCGCATCGAGAGCGCGTCCAATCCCGAGCAGCAGGGCCTGCTGACCTCGACCTCGACCCTGGGCTACCGCGGCGCCCTGCTGGTGACCGACTCGCTGATCCTGATCCTGGCCGCGCAGGCCGGCTGGTCGCTGTCCTACGGCGCGATGGCGGCGCTGATGGGCGTGGGCGTGCTGGCGACCCTGATCGCGCGCGAGCCGGCCGCGTCGCTGCAGGCCGCGGCCGTGCCGCATCCGGCGCTGTTCACGCTGCAGGGCCTGTTCGACGCCCTGGTCGGTCCGTTCGTGGCCTTCTTCCGTCAGCACGGCCAGTGGGCGCTGCTGATGCTGCTGACCATCAGCCTGTATCGCCTGCCGGACTTCCTGTTCGGGCCGATGGCCAATCCGTTCTACGCCGACCTCGGCGTGGCCAAGGAAACCGTCGGCGCGGTGCGCGGCTCGTTCGGCCTGGTCGCGACCATCGCCGGGGTCGCCGCCGCCGGCCTGACCGCGGTCCGCTTCGGCTTCATTCCGACCCTGCTCGCCGGCGCGGTGCTCGGCCCGGGTTCGAACCTGGCCTTCGCCTACCTGGCCATCCACGGCAACGACCCGGGCGTGTTCACCGCGGCGATGGTGATCGACAACTTCTGCAACGGCTACGCCGGCGTGGCCCTGGTCGGCTACATGTCGAGCCTGACCAACGTCGGCTACACCGCCACCCAGTACGCCCTGCTGAGTTCGTTCTACGCCCTGCTCGGCAAGCTGCTCAAGGGGCTGTCCGGGGTGGCGGTCGAGCACCTGGCGTTGGACCGCAGCCTGCTGGAAGCCTATTCGCTGTTCTTCGTCGGCACTGCGCTGATCGGCGTGCCGGCGCTGGTGCTGTGCATCGTGCTGGCCTTGCGCCGCCCGCCCGCGGCAGCCGGCTGA
- a CDS encoding exodeoxyribonuclease III — protein sequence MRIISFNANGLRSAATKGFFDWFKTQDADVLCVQETKAQEHQLAGPAFLPDGYRAFFRDAITKKGYSGVAIYSKREPDEVRTALGWAPFDDEGRYIEARYGNLSVVSFYIPSGSSGELRQGFKFEVMEWLKPILDQWLASGRDYVLCGDWNIVRSRLDIKNWTSNQKNSGCLPPERDWLNGVCADDSGWVDAYRALKAEGQDYTWWSNRGAARANDVGWRIDYQFATPSLRDRLRGCSILKEPRFSDHAPFVVDYDL from the coding sequence ATGCGCATCATCAGCTTCAACGCCAACGGTCTGCGCTCGGCTGCGACCAAGGGCTTCTTCGATTGGTTCAAGACCCAGGACGCCGACGTGCTCTGCGTTCAGGAAACCAAGGCCCAGGAGCACCAGCTGGCCGGCCCGGCCTTCCTGCCCGACGGCTACCGCGCTTTCTTCCGCGACGCGATCACCAAGAAGGGCTACAGCGGCGTGGCGATCTACTCCAAGCGCGAGCCGGACGAGGTCCGCACCGCGCTGGGCTGGGCCCCGTTCGACGACGAGGGCCGCTACATCGAGGCGCGCTACGGCAACCTCAGCGTGGTCTCGTTCTACATTCCGTCCGGTTCGTCCGGCGAGCTGCGCCAGGGCTTCAAGTTCGAAGTCATGGAATGGCTCAAGCCCATCCTCGACCAATGGCTGGCCAGCGGCCGCGACTACGTGCTGTGCGGCGACTGGAACATCGTGCGCAGCCGCCTGGACATCAAGAACTGGACCAGCAACCAGAAGAACTCCGGCTGCCTGCCGCCCGAGCGCGACTGGCTCAACGGCGTGTGCGCCGACGACAGCGGCTGGGTCGACGCCTACCGCGCGCTCAAGGCCGAGGGCCAGGACTACACCTGGTGGAGCAACCGCGGCGCGGCGCGCGCCAACGACGTGGGTTGGCGGATCGACTACCAGTTCGCCACCCCGAGCCTGCGCGATCGGCTGCGCGGCTGTTCGATCCTGAAGGAGCCGCGCTTCTCCGACCATGCCCCCTTCGTCGTCGACTATGACCTCTGA
- a CDS encoding anhydro-N-acetylmuramic acid kinase: protein MTETSSTRSDAGAGLPPSGLYLGLISGTSADGIDAALVRFAAGTPTRCELVLGRTYAWEARLRERLVELGQGGDARALEELGTLDVQVAEAFADAATALIGEAGIAADAVAALGSHGQTVRHRPAGAGYDGRHPFTWQIGDGAVIAERSGMTTVADFRRRDVAAGGHGAPLMPAFHAALLHDPGEDRAALNLGGIANFTLLPARGEVRGFDTGPANCLLDAWALRHLGTPYDADGRFAASGAVDAGLLARLRGEPWFALPPPKSTGREQFHLTWLEAQLRGGEAPQDVQATLLELSAITVADALRAHQPATRRVLACGGGVRNGALLARIAAHLPGVTVESTAAYGLDPDFVEAMGFAWLARQTLAGLPGNLPSVTGARGLRVLGCVHPVA from the coding sequence GTGACTGAAACCTCTTCGACCCGCTCGGACGCCGGCGCGGGCCTGCCGCCCTCCGGCCTTTATCTTGGACTGATCTCCGGCACCAGCGCCGACGGGATCGATGCGGCGCTGGTGCGTTTCGCCGCCGGCACGCCGACCCGTTGCGAACTGGTGCTGGGCCGCACCTATGCCTGGGAAGCGCGGCTGCGCGAGCGCTTGGTCGAACTCGGCCAGGGCGGCGATGCGCGCGCGCTGGAAGAACTGGGCACGCTGGACGTGCAGGTCGCCGAAGCCTTCGCCGACGCCGCCACCGCGCTGATCGGCGAGGCCGGGATCGCCGCGGACGCAGTCGCCGCACTGGGCTCGCACGGCCAGACCGTGCGCCATCGCCCGGCCGGCGCCGGCTACGACGGTCGCCACCCCTTCACCTGGCAGATCGGCGACGGCGCGGTGATCGCCGAGCGCAGCGGCATGACCACGGTGGCCGACTTCCGCCGCCGCGACGTCGCCGCCGGCGGCCACGGCGCGCCGCTGATGCCGGCCTTCCACGCCGCCCTGCTGCACGACCCCGGCGAGGATCGGGCAGCGCTCAACCTCGGCGGCATCGCCAACTTCACCCTGCTGCCGGCGCGCGGCGAGGTGCGCGGCTTCGATACCGGGCCGGCCAACTGCCTGCTCGACGCCTGGGCGCTGCGCCACCTGGGCACGCCCTACGACGCCGACGGCCGCTTCGCCGCGTCCGGCGCGGTCGACGCCGGACTGCTCGCGCGCCTGCGCGGCGAGCCCTGGTTCGCCCTGCCGCCGCCGAAGAGCACCGGTCGCGAACAGTTCCACCTGACCTGGCTGGAGGCGCAGTTGCGCGGCGGCGAGGCGCCGCAGGACGTGCAGGCGACCTTGCTGGAACTCAGCGCGATCACCGTCGCCGATGCCCTGCGCGCGCACCAGCCGGCGACCCGACGGGTGCTGGCCTGCGGCGGCGGGGTGCGCAACGGCGCCTTGCTGGCGCGGATCGCGGCGCACCTGCCCGGGGTGACGGTGGAATCGACCGCGGCTTATGGCCTGGACCCGGACTTCGTCGAAGCGATGGGCTTCGCCTGGCTGGCGCGGCAGACCCTGGCCGGGCTGCCCGGCAACCTGCCCAGCGTCACCGGCGCGCGCGGGCTGCGCGTACTCGGCTGCGTGCACCCGGTGGCGTGA
- a CDS encoding phosphomannomutase/phosphoglucomutase translates to MVDLKMEKPQISAAQLKPALVPLAAVSLVLALWLGWSGVQQHVDTQRRADISQLRDQAVGEAHNALGVEHKRLRERLAAADMQAALQAGDFAAASAQLTRGWAGASEGEVLAQDLAPDYAQLPKGGYGRLAAMEAAMVADKPMASIVRAGGKPVLALAAPARVGEQLVGVAYLQLPLQRISAALENAPVDGSSYLALRQGGFSVIERGDTALGNGAEALAAKIPGSDLRVAAAVPDVAGGPFGLGAIPCFIAAVIFAVLGFVLARLRQRFNAPPPAVDEGPVQTLAETISASPQPDAHDMTPSSQAAASGPLAVDPGIFRAYDIRGVVGRSLDAGVAEKIGHAIGTVMQEQGLSEIVVGRDGRLSGPTMVEGLIAGLRKAGRNVVDIGMAPTPVVYFGAYHLRAGSCVSVTGSHNPPDYNGFKIVVGGETLSGDAVTDLYRRIVGGRLHTAQEPGQLSHRDISEDYVQRIASDIQIDRPLKVVVDAGNGVAGDVGPRVLEAIGAEVTPLYCEIDGEFPNHHPDPSEPHNLNDLIKMVGRLNADFGIAFDGDGDRLGVVTRDGQNIFPDRLLMLFAADVLERNPGAMIIYDVKCTGRLPGHVLRHGGSPLMWKTGHSLIKAKMRETDAELAGEMSGHFFFKERWYGFDDGIYAAARLLEILAAQPQSPSETLNALPNGISTPEIKVDAPNGDPHSFVERFRNEASFDGARLSTIDGLRVDFSDGWGLVRASNTTPILVMRFDADNVEALKRIQDAFREQLLALKPDLALPF, encoded by the coding sequence ATGGTCGATCTGAAGATGGAAAAACCGCAGATCAGCGCCGCGCAGCTCAAGCCGGCGTTGGTGCCGTTGGCGGCGGTCAGCCTGGTGCTGGCGCTGTGGTTGGGCTGGAGCGGCGTGCAGCAGCATGTCGACACCCAGCGCCGCGCCGACATCAGCCAGTTGCGCGACCAGGCGGTGGGCGAGGCGCACAACGCGCTCGGAGTCGAGCACAAGCGCTTGCGCGAGCGCCTGGCCGCGGCGGACATGCAGGCCGCGCTGCAGGCCGGCGATTTCGCCGCCGCCTCGGCGCAGCTGACCCGCGGCTGGGCCGGGGCCAGCGAGGGCGAGGTGTTGGCTCAGGATCTGGCCCCCGATTACGCCCAGTTGCCGAAGGGCGGCTACGGCCGGCTGGCGGCGATGGAAGCGGCGATGGTCGCCGACAAGCCGATGGCCTCGATCGTGCGCGCCGGCGGCAAGCCCGTGCTGGCCCTGGCCGCGCCGGCCCGGGTCGGCGAGCAGTTGGTCGGCGTGGCGTATCTGCAGCTGCCTTTGCAGCGCATCAGCGCCGCGCTGGAGAACGCGCCGGTCGACGGCAGCAGTTACCTGGCCCTGCGCCAGGGCGGATTCAGCGTGATCGAGCGCGGCGACACCGCGCTCGGCAACGGCGCCGAAGCGCTCGCCGCCAAGATCCCCGGCAGCGACCTGCGCGTGGCGGCGGCGGTGCCCGACGTGGCCGGCGGGCCGTTCGGCCTGGGCGCGATTCCCTGCTTCATCGCCGCGGTGATTTTCGCCGTGCTCGGGTTCGTGCTGGCGCGCCTGCGTCAACGCTTCAACGCGCCGCCGCCGGCGGTGGACGAAGGTCCGGTTCAGACGCTGGCTGAGACCATATCGGCCTCTCCCCAGCCGGACGCTCACGACATGACCCCATCCTCGCAAGCCGCCGCATCCGGTCCCTTGGCCGTCGATCCGGGCATCTTCCGCGCCTACGACATCCGCGGCGTGGTCGGACGCAGCCTCGATGCGGGCGTCGCCGAGAAGATCGGCCACGCCATCGGCACGGTGATGCAGGAGCAGGGGCTCAGCGAGATCGTGGTCGGCCGCGACGGCCGCCTGTCCGGCCCGACGATGGTCGAAGGCCTGATCGCCGGCCTGCGCAAGGCCGGGCGCAACGTCGTCGACATCGGCATGGCGCCGACGCCGGTGGTGTACTTCGGCGCCTATCACCTGCGCGCCGGCTCCTGCGTTTCGGTCACCGGCAGCCACAATCCGCCGGACTACAACGGCTTCAAGATCGTGGTCGGCGGCGAGACCCTGTCCGGCGACGCCGTCACCGACCTCTACCGCCGCATCGTCGGCGGCCGCCTGCACACCGCGCAGGAGCCGGGCCAGCTGAGCCATCGCGACATTTCCGAGGATTACGTCCAGCGCATCGCCTCGGACATCCAGATCGACCGCCCGCTCAAGGTCGTGGTCGACGCCGGCAACGGCGTGGCCGGCGATGTCGGCCCGCGCGTGCTGGAGGCGATCGGCGCCGAGGTCACGCCGCTGTACTGCGAGATCGACGGCGAGTTCCCCAACCACCACCCCGATCCGAGCGAGCCGCACAACCTCAACGACCTGATCAAGATGGTCGGCCGCCTCAATGCCGACTTCGGCATCGCCTTCGACGGCGACGGCGACCGTCTGGGCGTGGTCACCCGCGACGGCCAGAACATCTTCCCGGACCGCCTGCTGATGCTGTTCGCGGCCGACGTGCTGGAACGCAACCCCGGCGCGATGATCATCTACGACGTCAAGTGCACCGGCCGCTTGCCCGGCCATGTCCTGCGCCACGGCGGCAGCCCGCTGATGTGGAAGACCGGGCACTCGCTGATCAAGGCCAAGATGCGCGAGACCGATGCGGAGCTGGCCGGCGAAATGAGCGGCCACTTCTTCTTCAAGGAACGCTGGTACGGCTTCGACGACGGCATCTACGCCGCCGCGCGTCTGCTCGAGATCCTCGCCGCGCAGCCGCAGAGCCCGAGCGAGACCCTCAACGCCCTGCCCAACGGCATCTCGACCCCGGAGATCAAGGTCGATGCACCCAACGGCGACCCGCACAGCTTCGTCGAGCGCTTCCGCAACGAGGCCAGCTTCGACGGGGCGCGGCTGTCCACCATCGACGGCCTGCGGGTCGACTTCAGCGACGGTTGGGGCCTGGTGCGCGCGTCCAACACCACCCCGATCCTGGTCATGCGTTTCGACGCCGACAACGTCGAGGCGTTGAAGCGGATCCAGGACGCGTTCCGCGAGCAGTTGCTGGCGCTCAAGCCGGATTTGGCCTTGCCGTTCTGA
- the pyrE gene encoding orotate phosphoribosyltransferase, with amino-acid sequence MTDHRSRFLQLALQAEALRFGEFTLKSGRVSPYFFNAGRFDSGARLAGLAACYADAIEQHGLPFDLLFGPAYKGIPLATALGCEYARRGRDLPLAFNRKEAKTHGEGGTLIGAPLAGRRALIVDDVITAGTAIREALGLIGAAGGEVAGIVIALDRQEAVDPAQSRRSAAETVAIEHGLPVISIAGLDDLLAFTGESAEFSTQRERLLAYRAAYGRGDAA; translated from the coding sequence ATGACCGACCACCGCTCCCGTTTCCTGCAACTGGCCCTCCAGGCCGAGGCCCTGCGCTTCGGCGAATTCACCCTGAAGTCCGGCCGGGTCAGCCCGTACTTCTTCAACGCCGGCCGCTTCGACTCCGGCGCCCGCCTGGCCGGCCTGGCGGCGTGCTACGCCGACGCGATCGAGCAGCACGGCCTGCCGTTCGACCTGCTGTTCGGCCCGGCCTACAAGGGGATTCCGCTGGCGACCGCGCTCGGCTGCGAATACGCGCGCCGCGGCCGCGACCTGCCGTTGGCGTTCAATCGCAAGGAGGCCAAGACCCACGGCGAGGGCGGCACCCTGATCGGCGCGCCGCTGGCCGGGCGCCGGGCGCTGATCGTCGACGACGTGATCACCGCCGGCACCGCGATCCGCGAGGCCCTGGGCCTGATCGGCGCGGCCGGCGGCGAAGTCGCCGGGATAGTCATCGCCCTGGACCGGCAAGAAGCCGTGGACCCGGCACAATCCCGACGCTCGGCGGCAGAAACTGTCGCAATCGAACACGGCTTGCCCGTGATCTCGATCGCCGGTCTCGACGACCTGCTGGCCTTCACCGGCGAAAGCGCGGAATTCTCCACGCAGCGCGAACGCTTGCTGGCCTACCGTGCCGCCTACGGCCGCGGCGACGCGGCCTGA
- a CDS encoding GNAT family N-acetyltransferase gives MSSPPAFPTAPPPATADAPVRVVAVDAALAPAVRALQVAPEQWPFVGDASANLDQAWADPASEAMAILAGERVVGFYRLDFATAAIAGRAFAEPSVGLRSYVIDRDAQGRGYGRAAIAACRDDVRRRHPQRRLLALTVNVRNAAAIAVYRKAGFADTGELYHGGSAGPQHLMLLRLQPAADSSSPDPVRDAP, from the coding sequence ATGTCCTCGCCCCCGGCCTTTCCGACCGCCCCGCCGCCGGCGACCGCCGATGCGCCTGTGCGCGTCGTGGCGGTCGACGCCGCGCTGGCGCCGGCGGTGCGCGCATTGCAGGTCGCGCCCGAACAATGGCCCTTCGTCGGCGACGCGAGCGCCAACCTCGATCAGGCCTGGGCCGATCCGGCCAGCGAGGCGATGGCGATCCTTGCCGGCGAGCGGGTGGTCGGTTTCTACCGCCTGGATTTCGCGACGGCCGCGATCGCCGGCCGCGCCTTCGCCGAACCCAGCGTCGGTCTGCGCTCCTACGTCATCGACCGCGATGCGCAAGGCCGCGGCTACGGCCGCGCGGCCATCGCCGCCTGCCGCGACGACGTGCGCCGACGCCATCCGCAGCGGCGCCTGCTGGCCCTGACCGTCAACGTCCGCAATGCCGCCGCCATCGCCGTCTACCGCAAGGCCGGCTTCGCCGACACCGGCGAGCTCTACCACGGCGGCAGCGCCGGGCCGCAGCACCTGATGCTGCTGCGCCTGCAGCCGGCTGCCGATTCCTCTTCCCCCGATCCCGTTCGCGACGCCCCATGA
- a CDS encoding 2OG-Fe dioxygenase family protein: MLDLALQEDHFAFVGAGVMRALLERYRPLEDWQGFADSWNDLAADPYLARVGLHRRRRHAVFAAGAQGPIRRQPHQPHYQSRDYNNLQGGIAREFQPIEDRIAEGATLRTVLEFSRDLFAGLSPQTSQWRIEVHQFRIEARADAAGQPTPEGVHRDGVDYVLVLLIDRHNISSGTTSFHLADGTEIGSFTLTRPLDAALAADRHVYHGVTAVAPLDPDRPAWRDVLVVTFVAAPQA, from the coding sequence ATGCTGGACTTGGCGCTGCAAGAAGACCATTTCGCTTTCGTCGGCGCCGGGGTGATGCGCGCCCTGCTGGAGCGCTATCGCCCGCTCGAGGACTGGCAAGGCTTCGCCGACAGTTGGAACGACCTGGCGGCCGATCCGTACCTCGCTCGGGTCGGCCTGCACCGGCGTCGCCGCCACGCGGTGTTCGCCGCCGGCGCGCAAGGCCCGATCCGGCGCCAGCCGCATCAGCCGCATTACCAAAGCCGCGATTACAACAATCTGCAGGGCGGCATCGCGCGCGAGTTCCAGCCGATCGAAGACCGCATCGCCGAAGGCGCCACTCTGCGCACCGTGCTGGAGTTCAGCCGCGATCTGTTCGCCGGCCTGTCGCCGCAGACGTCGCAGTGGCGCATCGAAGTGCATCAATTCCGGATCGAGGCGCGGGCCGATGCCGCCGGTCAACCGACCCCGGAGGGCGTGCACCGCGACGGCGTCGACTATGTTCTGGTGCTGCTGATCGACCGCCACAACATCAGCAGCGGCACGACCAGCTTCCACCTCGCCGACGGCACCGAGATCGGCAGCTTCACCCTGACCCGCCCGCTCGACGCCGCCCTGGCCGCCGACCGCCACGTCTACCACGGCGTCACCGCAGTCGCACCGCTGGACCCGGACCGGCCGGCCTGGCGCGACGTGCTGGTGGTGACCTTCGTCGCCGCGCCGCAGGCCTGA
- a CDS encoding MAPEG family protein, whose amino-acid sequence MLTMSTAYWCLLIAALLPYLWTAVAKASGQRYDNRDPRGWQARQDNPRSIAASAAHLNAFEAFAPFAAGVIGARMNGVATEWIAVLSLAFVVFRVLHGAFYIARKPALRSLAWALGFVCAVALLVLAALAAT is encoded by the coding sequence ATGTTGACCATGTCCACCGCTTACTGGTGCCTGCTGATCGCGGCCTTGCTGCCGTATCTGTGGACAGCGGTCGCCAAGGCCAGCGGCCAACGCTACGACAACCGCGATCCGCGCGGCTGGCAGGCGCGCCAGGACAATCCGCGTTCGATCGCCGCCTCCGCCGCGCATCTCAACGCCTTCGAGGCCTTCGCTCCGTTCGCCGCCGGCGTGATTGGCGCGCGGATGAACGGGGTGGCGACCGAGTGGATCGCCGTACTGTCCCTGGCGTTCGTCGTCTTCCGCGTTCTCCACGGCGCGTTCTATATCGCCCGCAAGCCGGCGTTGCGCAGTCTGGCCTGGGCGCTGGGCTTCGTTTGCGCGGTCGCGCTGTTGGTCCTGGCCGCGCTGGCCGCGACCTGA